In the Sinomonas cyclohexanicum genome, GCATCGGCGAGGAGGCTCTTGGCCTTGTCGACGTTGTAGTCGTACTGGGTCTTGGCCTTCGTGTAGTCCGGGTGGCCCTCCTGGAAGTAGGAGGACGCGGCCCTGGCGTTGCCGAGGAGCGCCTTCTTGATGATGCTCTCCGTGTCCAGCGCATAGTGGAGGGCCTGGCGGACGCGCTTGTCCGAGAACGGGGCCTTGGCGCAGTTGAACATGAGGAAGAGCTGGCCGAAGGACTGCACGGCCTGGACGGTGACGCGGCTCTTGAGCGAGTCGACGTCGAGGTAGGGGACGTCCTCGATGGCCTGCGTGCGCGAGGGGATCGAGTTGACGCGGGCCGTGCCGTCCGAGATGAGCAGCCACGTCATGGTGTTCGAGCGGGCGGGGTACTGGCCCTTGTAGCCGTCGAACTTCTTGAACACGATCTTGTCGTTCGCGGCGGCCGAGACGAACTGGTAGGGCCCGGTGCCGACGGGCTTGGCGTCGAATGCCTTCTGCTTGTCCGGGGTGTCGGTGAGGGCCTTGGGGACCACCTTGACCACGGCGATGCGCTGGGCGAAGCCCGCGAACGGCGTCTTGAGCGTGAACGAGACCGTCTTGTCGTCCTTCTTGGCCACGTCGGCCACGAAGGGGAGGAAGCCCGCGAAGAGGGACTTGAGGGACGGGTCGAGGATGCGCTTGAACGACCACACGACGTCGTCCACGGTGACCGGGGTGCCGTCGTGGAAGGTGGCGCCCTGCTT is a window encoding:
- a CDS encoding ABC transporter substrate-binding protein, which translates into the protein MDLHPATRKPYLALAASDPKKISDTSWEVELKQGATFHDGTPVTVDDVVWSFKRILDPSLKSLFAGFLPFVADVAKKDDKTVSFTLKTPFAGFAQRIAVVKVVPKALTDTPDKQKAFDAKPVGTGPYQFVSAAANDKIVFKKFDGYKGQYPARSNTMTWLLISDGTARVNSIPSRTQAIEDVPYLDVDSLKSRVTVQAVQSFGQLFLMFNCAKAPFSDKRVRQALHYALDTESIIKKALLGNARAASSYFQEGHPDYTKAKTQYDYNVDKAKSLLADAGASNLSLRVTSTQNSWIDPIMPLIKENWDAIGVKTTLDIVPSATVYSSQRADGGDYDVVCASGDPSVFGNDGDLLLSWFYRPGTWMHTRARWDTTPEFAQIQPLLDQAAQAEADKAKSLHGQVIDILAEQAPLYPIFHRQLPTAWDDKQLDGFQPLPTTGVSFIGVGHK